One Microbacterium sp. No. 7 genomic window carries:
- a CDS encoding GspE/PulE family protein translates to MRNIVDTLVSLGVLTDDEAGATAPHLSDRDALDALLASQRITEEQAAHATAVHTGHPHIDLMKAVIDPDAVALVPGALCRRHRLVPVRRERNRLVVAMIDPTDLRAIDDVASLTGLVVAPEITTPTALRFAFARHVRSDEEISELSSTMGEAADIAGLAAADGLEGDDAGAPVVRFVNLLISQAITDRASDIHVEPGERDLTVRYRIDGVLHEMQRADRSIQDGVISRLKIMASIDIADRRRPQDGRMSVPHEGRTVDLRVATLPTVWGEKITMRILDTSGQRIGLDELELSVQSRARLEEAIARPYGMVLATGPTGSGKSTTLYAALDAIARPEVSVVTVEDPVEYRVAGINQVQVNPRAGLTFASALRSILRIDPDIILVGEIRDHETAITSIEAALTGHLVFSTLHTNDAPSALTRLIEIGAEPYLVGSALTAVVGQRLTRRLCTACREPLPDRDEVLAGVGFPTGLWTEPTVFRPVGCPSCAGTGYRGRLALHEVMPVTEQIEHEALRGVPSSVLRQRALDEGMIPLRTDGWHKVAAGLTSVEEVLRVTV, encoded by the coding sequence GTGAGGAACATCGTCGACACCCTGGTCTCCCTCGGCGTTCTGACGGACGATGAGGCCGGTGCGACGGCACCGCACCTCAGCGACCGCGACGCCCTCGACGCGCTGCTCGCGAGCCAGCGCATCACCGAGGAGCAGGCGGCGCACGCGACCGCCGTGCACACGGGGCATCCGCACATCGACCTGATGAAGGCCGTCATCGATCCCGACGCGGTGGCCCTCGTGCCGGGCGCGCTGTGCCGCCGGCACCGCCTCGTGCCCGTGCGCCGCGAGCGGAACCGGCTGGTCGTCGCGATGATCGACCCCACCGACCTGCGCGCGATCGACGACGTGGCGAGCCTCACGGGCCTCGTCGTCGCCCCCGAGATCACCACGCCGACGGCGCTGCGCTTCGCGTTCGCGCGGCACGTGCGCTCCGACGAGGAGATCAGCGAGCTCTCGTCGACGATGGGCGAGGCCGCCGACATCGCGGGGCTCGCGGCGGCCGACGGCCTCGAGGGCGACGACGCCGGCGCCCCCGTCGTGCGCTTCGTGAACCTGCTGATCTCGCAGGCGATCACCGACCGCGCGAGCGACATCCACGTCGAGCCCGGCGAGCGCGACCTCACGGTGCGGTACCGCATCGACGGCGTGCTGCACGAGATGCAGCGGGCGGATCGCTCGATCCAGGACGGCGTGATCTCGCGCCTCAAGATCATGGCGTCCATCGACATCGCCGACCGGCGCCGGCCGCAGGACGGCCGCATGTCGGTGCCGCACGAGGGCCGCACGGTCGACCTGCGCGTGGCGACCCTGCCGACCGTGTGGGGCGAGAAGATCACCATGCGCATCCTCGACACGTCGGGTCAGCGCATCGGGCTCGACGAGCTGGAGCTGTCGGTGCAGAGCCGCGCGCGGCTCGAGGAGGCGATCGCACGGCCGTACGGCATGGTGCTGGCGACCGGACCGACCGGTTCGGGCAAGTCGACGACCCTGTACGCCGCGCTCGACGCGATCGCCCGCCCCGAGGTGAGCGTCGTGACCGTCGAGGACCCCGTGGAGTACCGCGTCGCGGGCATCAACCAGGTGCAGGTCAATCCGCGGGCGGGCCTGACGTTCGCGTCGGCGCTGCGGTCGATCCTGCGCATCGACCCCGACATCATCCTCGTCGGCGAGATCCGCGACCACGAGACCGCGATCACCTCGATCGAGGCGGCGCTCACAGGCCACCTCGTGTTCTCGACGCTGCACACCAACGACGCGCCGAGCGCCCTCACGCGACTGATCGAGATCGGCGCGGAGCCCTACCTCGTCGGCTCCGCGCTCACGGCGGTCGTGGGCCAGCGGCTCACCCGCCGGCTGTGCACGGCGTGCCGCGAGCCGCTGCCCGACCGCGACGAGGTGCTCGCGGGCGTCGGCTTCCCGACCGGCCTGTGGACCGAGCCGACGGTGTTCCGCCCCGTGGGATGCCCGTCGTGCGCGGGCACCGGTTACCGCGGCCGCCTCGCGCTGCACGAGGTCATGCCGGTGACCGAGCAGATCGAGCACGAGGCGCTGCGCGGCGTGCCCAGCTCGGTGCTGCGCCAGCGCGCGCTCGACGAGGGCATGATCCCGCTGCGCACCGACGGCTGGCACAAGGTCGCCGCGGGCCTCACCTCCGTCGAAGAGGTCCTCCGCGTCACGGTGTGA
- a CDS encoding type II toxin-antitoxin system RelE/ParE family toxin, which yields MTFRLVFTRSAHEEYDRAIDWYLAEAPHEVERFIATFDTTVEAIRERPLLPRFVYRELRNMKTEVFPYHLWYRVFEDVGLIEVVAVLHGAQDWSHLERR from the coding sequence GTGACCTTCCGGCTGGTCTTCACCCGGAGCGCACACGAGGAGTACGACCGCGCCATCGACTGGTATCTCGCCGAGGCGCCGCACGAGGTCGAGCGATTCATCGCAACGTTCGACACGACCGTCGAGGCGATCCGAGAACGCCCCCTCCTGCCGCGGTTCGTCTACCGGGAGCTTCGGAACATGAAGACCGAGGTGTTCCCCTACCACCTTTGGTATCGGGTGTTCGAGGACGTCGGCCTGATCGAGGTGGTCGCCGTCCTCCACGGCGCCCAGGACTGGTCACATCTCGAGCGACGCTGA
- a CDS encoding TetR/AcrR family transcriptional regulator, whose protein sequence is MSRYVSPLREAQAAQTRLRILDAAVAVFGARGYSGTSLAQIAKEAGVSLETVKQNGPKAALLLSAFGHAFSGADDDRPLHERPVLDEVLALPDDAFMTAWIAFVADGNARVARLWPRLLDAALGDADVGARLEALQANRRADMSALIAQLRTRGLCRSPRDDAELAAAISFLISPEGYAQLVLESGLDHDAYRRWVLHAVERVVLSA, encoded by the coding sequence ATGTCCCGTTACGTCTCGCCCCTCCGCGAAGCCCAGGCGGCCCAGACGCGGCTGCGCATCCTCGACGCGGCCGTCGCCGTCTTCGGCGCGCGCGGCTACTCCGGCACGTCGCTCGCGCAGATCGCGAAGGAGGCCGGCGTCTCGCTCGAGACCGTCAAGCAGAACGGGCCGAAGGCCGCCCTGCTGCTCTCGGCCTTCGGCCACGCCTTCTCCGGCGCCGACGACGACCGGCCCCTGCACGAGCGCCCAGTGCTCGACGAGGTGCTGGCGCTGCCCGACGACGCGTTCATGACCGCGTGGATCGCGTTCGTCGCCGACGGCAACGCGCGCGTCGCCCGACTCTGGCCGCGCCTGCTCGACGCCGCGCTCGGCGACGCCGACGTGGGTGCCCGGCTGGAGGCGCTGCAGGCCAACCGGCGCGCGGACATGTCGGCGCTCATCGCCCAGCTGCGCACGCGCGGCCTGTGCCGCAGCCCGCGGGACGACGCCGAGCTGGCCGCCGCCATCTCCTTCCTCATCTCCCCCGAGGGGTACGCGCAGCTCGTGCTGGAGAGCGGCCTCGACCACGACGCCTACCGCCGATGGGTCCTCCACGCCGTCGAGCGCGTCGTGCTGAGCGCGTGA
- a CDS encoding glycosyltransferase, with protein MLSLLLCSTPVHGHVTPLLSVARALVAAGHDVRFLTGIRYREAVEATGARWTPLPADADYDDRDVDAAFPGRVGRTGADGASWDLQHIFLAPAPSQLRAVDALLAQQPADVVLAEALFLGAMLLLCRPAAERPPVVSLGIVPLGLRSRDTAPFGFGIPPLRGPFGRLRNAVLGWSAERFVFGELHRAAAAMALEATGRPLATFVMNYPAIADAVVQFTVPEFEYPRSDLAVPVHFVGPVSSSPASDVVLPDWWGDLDSGRPVVHVTQGTVANGDLEGLVLPTMRALDGHDVLVVASTGGREIPPLALPSNARIAPYLPYDRLFPRLAAFVTNGGYGGVHFSLTHGVPIVAAGDTEDKAEVSARVAWSGAGLRLASRSGRIEQRAIAAAVHRVLDEPSFRTRARRIGAAIAAAPGARGLDDVVRDLAGRRVH; from the coding sequence ATGCTCTCGTTGCTCCTGTGCAGCACCCCCGTGCACGGCCACGTCACACCGCTGCTCTCCGTCGCGCGGGCGCTCGTGGCGGCGGGACACGACGTGCGCTTCCTCACCGGCATCCGCTACCGCGAGGCGGTCGAGGCCACGGGCGCCCGCTGGACGCCCCTGCCCGCGGACGCCGACTACGACGACCGTGACGTGGATGCCGCGTTCCCCGGCCGCGTCGGACGCACGGGTGCCGACGGCGCGAGCTGGGACCTGCAGCACATCTTCCTCGCCCCCGCCCCGAGCCAGCTCCGCGCGGTCGACGCGCTGCTCGCGCAGCAGCCCGCCGACGTCGTGCTCGCCGAGGCGCTGTTCCTCGGCGCCATGCTGCTGCTGTGCCGCCCCGCCGCCGAGCGCCCGCCCGTCGTGAGCCTCGGCATCGTGCCGCTCGGGCTGCGCAGCCGCGACACGGCGCCGTTCGGCTTCGGCATCCCTCCGCTGCGCGGGCCGTTCGGCCGGCTGCGCAACGCCGTGCTCGGCTGGAGCGCCGAGCGGTTCGTCTTCGGCGAACTGCACCGGGCCGCCGCCGCGATGGCGCTGGAGGCCACGGGCCGCCCGCTCGCGACGTTCGTCATGAACTACCCCGCCATCGCCGACGCGGTCGTGCAGTTCACGGTGCCCGAGTTCGAGTACCCGCGCAGCGACCTCGCCGTGCCGGTGCACTTCGTGGGGCCGGTGTCGTCGTCGCCGGCATCCGATGTCGTCCTGCCCGACTGGTGGGGCGACCTCGACAGCGGGCGCCCCGTCGTGCACGTGACGCAGGGCACCGTCGCCAACGGCGACCTCGAGGGGCTCGTGCTGCCCACGATGCGGGCCCTCGACGGCCACGACGTGCTCGTCGTGGCATCCACGGGAGGGCGGGAGATCCCCCCTCTCGCCCTCCCCTCCAACGCGCGGATCGCGCCCTACCTGCCGTACGACCGGCTGTTCCCGCGCCTCGCGGCCTTCGTCACGAACGGCGGATACGGCGGCGTGCACTTCTCGCTCACGCACGGCGTGCCGATCGTCGCCGCAGGCGACACCGAGGACAAGGCCGAGGTGTCGGCGCGCGTCGCCTGGAGCGGCGCCGGGCTGCGGCTCGCATCGCGCTCGGGACGCATCGAGCAGCGGGCGATCGCCGCCGCCGTGCATCGCGTGCTCGACGAGCCCTCGTTCCGCACCCGCGCTCGCCGCATCGGCGCGGCGATCGCCGCGGCGCCCGGCGCGCGCGGCCTCGACGACGTCGTGCGCGACCTCGCCGGCCGCCGCGTGCACTGA
- a CDS encoding FAD-binding oxidoreductase, protein MDTSHEHLLALRSRLRGELVLPADDGWDDARRAWMLLADQHPAAVVVAADERDVVETVRAARSLGLHVAPQGTGHAAGALGALRDTILLRTTRLNAVSIDPVARVARVGAGAISADVAAAAAGHGLAAVSGMAPTVGVVGLVLGGGLGWLARSHGLASASVRAIEAVDAHARSIVIDETRHPELFWAARGGVAPVVVTAIELQLHPIAEIVAGGLLWPIERAAEVAHAWRAWACELPESVTSLVRVLRYPPLPELPEPLRGRAFVAVEAAFQEDAGAADALLRPLRALAPELDTMRPMSPAELPAVHGDPPQPVPAYGDTALLRELSTAAIDALLEAALAPSAAPLLSIEVRHLGGALAPGRTDAGAVSGIAGEGLLFALGIVPVPEALDAVRAAANGVLEAVAPFAGERTVKTFAERPASAASLYGPSLERVRQVVAAWDPEGVIRTAHPLD, encoded by the coding sequence ATGGACACTTCGCACGAGCATCTGCTCGCCCTGCGCTCGCGCCTGCGCGGCGAGCTGGTGCTGCCCGCCGACGACGGCTGGGACGACGCGCGCCGCGCGTGGATGCTGCTCGCCGACCAGCATCCGGCCGCCGTCGTCGTCGCCGCGGACGAGCGCGACGTCGTCGAGACCGTGCGCGCCGCGCGCTCGCTCGGGCTGCACGTCGCGCCGCAGGGCACGGGTCACGCGGCCGGCGCCCTCGGTGCGCTGCGAGACACGATCCTGCTGCGCACGACGAGGCTGAACGCCGTGTCGATCGACCCCGTGGCGCGCGTCGCCCGCGTTGGCGCCGGCGCGATCTCGGCCGACGTCGCCGCCGCGGCGGCCGGGCACGGGCTCGCGGCCGTGTCGGGCATGGCCCCGACGGTCGGCGTCGTCGGCCTCGTGCTCGGCGGCGGGCTCGGCTGGCTCGCGCGATCGCACGGGCTCGCCTCGGCGAGCGTGCGCGCGATCGAGGCCGTCGACGCGCACGCGCGATCGATCGTGATCGACGAGACGCGGCATCCCGAGCTGTTCTGGGCCGCACGCGGCGGCGTCGCGCCCGTCGTCGTGACCGCGATCGAGCTGCAGCTGCATCCGATCGCCGAGATCGTCGCGGGCGGTCTGCTGTGGCCGATCGAGCGCGCCGCCGAGGTCGCGCACGCGTGGCGCGCATGGGCGTGCGAGCTGCCCGAGTCGGTGACCTCGCTCGTGCGCGTGCTGCGCTACCCGCCCCTGCCGGAGCTGCCCGAGCCGCTGCGCGGCCGCGCCTTCGTCGCCGTCGAGGCGGCGTTCCAAGAGGATGCCGGGGCCGCCGACGCGCTGCTGCGGCCCCTGCGCGCGCTCGCGCCCGAGCTCGACACGATGCGGCCGATGTCGCCCGCCGAGCTGCCCGCGGTGCACGGCGACCCGCCGCAGCCCGTGCCCGCCTACGGCGACACCGCGCTGCTGCGCGAGCTGTCGACGGCCGCGATCGACGCGCTGCTCGAGGCCGCGCTCGCGCCGTCGGCCGCACCGCTCCTGTCGATCGAGGTGCGTCACCTCGGCGGCGCGCTCGCGCCCGGCCGGACGGATGCCGGTGCCGTCTCGGGCATCGCGGGCGAGGGGCTGCTCTTCGCGCTCGGCATCGTGCCCGTGCCCGAGGCCCTCGACGCCGTGCGCGCCGCGGCGAACGGCGTGCTCGAGGCCGTCGCGCCGTTCGCGGGCGAGCGGACCGTCAAGACGTTCGCGGAGCGTCCGGCATCCGCCGCATCGCTCTACGGGCCGTCGCTCGAGCGCGTGCGGCAGGTGGTCGCCGCATGGGATCCCGAGGGTGTCATCCGTACCGCGCATCCGCTCGACTGA
- the rpmB gene encoding 50S ribosomal protein L28 yields the protein MAAVCQVTGAVPGFGHNISHSHRRTKRRFDPNVQKKTYFVPSLGRKVTLNVSAKGIKVIDARGIESVVKDLIAKGVKL from the coding sequence ATGGCAGCAGTGTGCCAGGTGACCGGAGCGGTTCCCGGCTTCGGTCACAACATCTCGCACTCGCACCGCCGGACGAAGCGCCGCTTCGACCCGAACGTGCAGAAGAAGACCTATTTCGTTCCGTCGCTCGGCCGTAAGGTCACGCTGAACGTGTCGGCCAAGGGCATCAAGGTCATCGACGCCCGCGGCATCGAGTCGGTCGTGAAGGACCTGATCGCGAAGGGTGTGAAGCTCTGA
- the rpmG gene encoding 50S ribosomal protein L33 has translation MAKKAQDVRPIIKLRSTAGTGYTYVTRKNRRNNPDRIVLKKYDPVIRKHVEFREER, from the coding sequence ATGGCGAAGAAGGCTCAGGACGTTCGTCCGATCATCAAGCTGCGTTCGACCGCCGGCACGGGGTACACCTACGTGACGCGCAAGAACCGCCGCAACAACCCCGACCGCATCGTGCTCAAGAAGTACGACCCGGTGATCCGCAAGCACGTCGAATTCCGAGAGGAGCGCTGA
- the rpsN gene encoding 30S ribosomal protein S14: MAKKSKIARNKQREEVVARYAEKRLELKKALVDPNSTDEEREAARVGLQKLPRDASPVRLRNRDAIDGRPRGHLSKFGISRVRFRDMAHRGELPGVTKSSW, translated from the coding sequence ATGGCCAAGAAGAGCAAGATCGCGCGCAACAAGCAGCGCGAAGAGGTCGTCGCCCGCTACGCCGAGAAGCGTCTCGAGCTGAAGAAGGCCCTCGTCGACCCGAACTCGACCGACGAGGAGCGCGAGGCCGCCCGCGTCGGCCTGCAGAAGCTGCCGCGCGACGCGTCGCCGGTGCGCCTGCGCAACCGCGACGCCATCGACGGCCGTCCCCGCGGCCACCTGTCGAAGTTCGGCATCTCGCGCGTGCGCTTCCGCGACATGGCGCACCGCGGCGAGCTGCCCGGCGTGACCAAGTCGAGCTGGTAA
- a CDS encoding HU family DNA-binding protein, whose amino-acid sequence MAITKTELVASIASATGESQAAVTRVVDGLFAAVSEAVAKGEKVSIPGWISFEQVDTAARTGRNPQTGEEIKIAAGKRVKVTAGSKLKAAVK is encoded by the coding sequence ATGGCCATCACCAAGACCGAACTCGTCGCCAGCATCGCGAGCGCCACGGGCGAGAGCCAGGCTGCCGTCACGCGTGTCGTCGACGGCCTGTTCGCCGCCGTTTCCGAGGCCGTCGCCAAGGGCGAGAAGGTTTCGATCCCCGGCTGGATCTCGTTCGAGCAGGTCGACACCGCCGCCCGCACCGGCCGCAACCCCCAGACCGGCGAGGAGATCAAGATCGCCGCGGGCAAGCGCGTCAAGGTGACCGCCGGCTCGAAGCTCAAGGCCGCCGTCAAGTAA
- a CDS encoding cytochrome c oxidase assembly protein, whose amino-acid sequence MTDRALRLAGPATLVAAALAALIAALVVGGGAAPLIQGDPGAVVRWGLPAAKLVVNLSAGLMAGGLVLTLFALKPDDKIFARALDAASIAAAVFTIAAGTTTYLTFLSVIPATPSADMLFGEQLGQFLTTTEVGFAWLLTTVLGAIVTVLAFAVRGWTTTLLVAALALVTLIPMATQGHSGEETGHTIAVSALSLHLLGAAVWLGGLLLLVLLRPGVPRARLAELVARYSSLALAAYVVVAVSGVARSAVGLASWGDLLSPYGAILLTKVAALIALGAFGAWYRTRLIARMREDAASRRFWSLVAIELAIMGVASGAAAALARTRPPSDTRLPALLSPAEILTGSPLPPEFTPDRWLTAWNLDLLWAVACGFAAFFYVVGVVRLRRRGDHWPLHRTILWLFGIALLAWTTSGPINAYQEYLFSVHMIGHMLLTMAISLPLVFGAPVTLAARAIRKRSDGTRGGREWILWAVHTPWARVITHPLVAAGVFIGSLWLFYYSDLLRWSMYDHLGHQWMVAHFLISGYLFVQSLVGIDPVPYRLPYPGRLITLLAVMAMHAFFGMSIMMANGLFVAEWFGAMGRTWGPDPLHDQYIGGGVAWSIGEIPTLILAITVAIQWSRSDERASRRADRHADRTGDEELVAYNAKLAALAERDARQQGR is encoded by the coding sequence GTGACCGACCGCGCGCTCCGTCTCGCCGGGCCGGCGACACTCGTGGCGGCGGCACTCGCCGCGCTCATCGCCGCGCTCGTCGTGGGCGGCGGCGCGGCACCGCTGATCCAGGGCGACCCCGGCGCGGTCGTGCGGTGGGGGCTCCCCGCCGCGAAGCTCGTGGTCAACCTGTCGGCGGGGCTGATGGCGGGCGGGCTCGTGCTCACGCTGTTCGCCCTGAAGCCCGACGACAAGATCTTCGCCCGGGCACTGGATGCCGCCTCGATCGCCGCGGCCGTGTTCACCATCGCGGCCGGCACGACCACGTACCTCACCTTCCTGTCGGTGATCCCCGCGACGCCGAGCGCCGACATGCTTTTCGGCGAGCAGCTGGGGCAGTTCCTCACCACGACCGAGGTGGGCTTCGCCTGGCTGCTGACGACCGTGCTCGGCGCGATCGTCACCGTGCTCGCGTTCGCCGTGCGCGGCTGGACGACGACGCTCCTCGTCGCCGCGCTCGCGCTCGTCACCCTCATCCCCATGGCGACGCAGGGCCACTCCGGCGAGGAGACCGGGCACACGATCGCGGTCTCCGCACTGAGCCTGCACCTGCTGGGCGCGGCCGTCTGGCTCGGCGGCCTGCTGCTGCTCGTGCTGCTGCGACCGGGCGTTCCCCGCGCGCGCCTCGCCGAGCTCGTCGCCCGCTACTCGAGCCTCGCCCTCGCCGCCTACGTCGTCGTCGCCGTCTCGGGCGTCGCGCGCTCGGCCGTCGGCCTCGCCTCGTGGGGCGACCTGCTGAGCCCCTACGGCGCCATCCTGCTCACGAAGGTCGCCGCGCTCATCGCGCTCGGCGCCTTCGGCGCCTGGTACCGCACGCGGCTCATCGCGCGGATGCGCGAGGATGCGGCATCCCGGCGCTTCTGGTCGCTCGTCGCGATCGAGCTCGCGATCATGGGCGTCGCGAGCGGCGCCGCCGCCGCCCTCGCGCGCACGCGCCCCCCGAGCGACACGCGCCTGCCCGCGCTGCTGAGCCCCGCCGAGATCCTCACGGGCTCGCCCCTGCCGCCCGAGTTCACGCCCGACCGCTGGCTCACGGCGTGGAACCTCGACCTGCTGTGGGCCGTCGCCTGCGGGTTCGCCGCGTTCTTCTACGTCGTCGGCGTGGTCCGCCTGCGCCGCCGCGGCGACCACTGGCCGCTGCACCGCACGATCCTGTGGCTGTTCGGCATCGCGCTGCTCGCGTGGACCACGAGCGGCCCGATCAACGCCTACCAGGAGTACCTGTTCAGCGTGCACATGATCGGCCACATGCTGCTGACCATGGCGATCTCGCTGCCGCTCGTGTTCGGCGCCCCCGTGACGCTCGCGGCGCGGGCGATCCGCAAGCGCTCCGACGGCACGCGCGGGGGCCGCGAGTGGATCCTGTGGGCCGTGCACACGCCGTGGGCGCGCGTCATCACGCATCCGCTCGTCGCGGCGGGCGTGTTCATCGGCTCGCTGTGGCTCTTCTACTACTCCGACCTGCTGCGCTGGTCGATGTACGACCACCTGGGGCACCAGTGGATGGTCGCGCACTTCCTCATCTCGGGATACCTGTTCGTGCAGTCGCTCGTCGGCATCGACCCCGTGCCCTACCGACTGCCGTATCCGGGCCGGCTCATCACGCTGCTCGCCGTGATGGCGATGCACGCCTTCTTCGGCATGTCGATCATGATGGCGAACGGCCTGTTCGTCGCCGAGTGGTTCGGCGCGATGGGGCGCACGTGGGGCCCCGATCCGCTGCACGACCAGTACATCGGCGGCGGCGTCGCGTGGTCGATCGGCGAGATCCCCACGCTCATCCTCGCCATCACCGTCGCGATCCAGTGGAGCAGGTCGGACGAGCGGGCCAGCCGCCGCGCCGACCGGCACGCCGACCGCACGGGCGACGAGGAGCTCGTCGCCTACAACGCGAAGCTCGCGGCCCTCGCCGAGCGCGACGCGCGCCAGCAGGGGCGCTGA
- a CDS encoding SDR family oxidoreductase has protein sequence MRAFDPNGAGIVVTGAGGGIGAALAEALAAAGARVVVADIDAAGVARTVDAIAAAGGDAHAAPGDAASETGVAALVATARERLGAIDAWFANAGVLRGEGLDAREADWELSWQVNVLAHVRAARLLVPEWVRAGRGRFVVTASAAGLLTMLGAPAYSVTKHGAVAFAEWLSATYRHRGVVVQAICPQGVQTRILDESGPLKPLLTHDAVLTPEDVARQTLAALDGDELLILPHPEVRGYYRARADDTDRWLTAMNGIRQRLDGAAGIAEAG, from the coding sequence GTGAGGGCCTTCGATCCCAACGGCGCGGGCATCGTCGTCACGGGTGCCGGCGGCGGCATCGGCGCCGCCCTGGCCGAGGCTCTCGCTGCCGCCGGCGCCCGCGTGGTCGTCGCCGACATCGACGCCGCCGGCGTCGCACGGACCGTGGACGCCATCGCCGCCGCGGGCGGCGATGCGCACGCCGCGCCGGGCGATGCGGCATCGGAGACGGGCGTGGCGGCGCTCGTCGCGACGGCACGCGAGCGGCTGGGCGCGATCGACGCGTGGTTCGCCAACGCCGGCGTGCTCCGCGGCGAGGGCCTCGACGCACGGGAGGCCGACTGGGAGCTGTCGTGGCAGGTCAACGTCCTGGCGCACGTGCGGGCGGCGCGGCTGCTCGTGCCCGAGTGGGTGCGGGCGGGCCGCGGGCGGTTCGTCGTGACGGCGTCGGCGGCCGGGCTGCTGACGATGCTCGGCGCGCCGGCGTACTCGGTGACCAAGCACGGCGCGGTGGCGTTCGCGGAATGGCTCTCGGCCACCTACCGGCACCGCGGCGTGGTGGTGCAGGCGATCTGCCCGCAGGGCGTGCAGACGCGCATCCTCGACGAGTCGGGCCCGCTGAAGCCGCTGCTGACGCACGACGCCGTGCTCACGCCGGAGGACGTCGCCCGGCAGACGCTCGCGGCGCTCGACGGCGACGAGCTGCTGATCCTGCCGCATCCCGAGGTGCGCGGGTACTACCGGGCTCGCGCCGACGACACCGATCGCTGGCTGACCGCGATGAACGGGATCCGGCAGCGGCTGGACGGCGCAGCGGGCATCGCAGAGGCGGGCTGA
- a CDS encoding SDR family oxidoreductase: protein MTRRFEGKTAVVTGASRGIGLAIAQRLVADGARVVITARRQEALDAAVAELGGPAVALAVAGSTDDEAHQDETIARAIETFGAVDLLVNNTGINPVYGPLRDLDLAAARKILEVNVLATLSWVKKVAAAWQGEHGGAIVNVASVVGLRPSPGIAFYGVSKAAVIHLTEELAVELGPGIRVNAVAPGVVKTRFSSALYEGREEDVAAPYPLKRLGTPDDVGATVAFLLSEDAAWMTGQTLTVDGGLLLTGGV from the coding sequence ATGACCCGGAGATTCGAGGGGAAGACGGCCGTCGTCACCGGCGCCAGCCGTGGCATCGGACTGGCGATCGCGCAACGGCTCGTCGCCGACGGCGCGCGGGTGGTGATCACCGCACGCCGTCAGGAGGCGCTCGACGCGGCGGTCGCCGAGCTCGGCGGCCCGGCGGTGGCGCTCGCGGTCGCGGGCTCGACCGACGACGAGGCGCACCAGGACGAGACGATCGCGAGGGCGATCGAGACCTTCGGCGCCGTCGACCTCCTCGTCAACAACACCGGCATCAACCCCGTCTACGGCCCGCTGCGCGACCTCGACCTCGCGGCGGCGCGGAAGATCCTCGAGGTCAACGTGCTGGCCACCCTGTCGTGGGTGAAGAAGGTCGCCGCCGCCTGGCAGGGAGAGCACGGCGGCGCGATCGTCAACGTCGCCTCGGTCGTCGGGTTGAGGCCCTCCCCCGGCATCGCCTTCTACGGCGTCTCGAAGGCCGCCGTCATCCATCTCACCGAGGAGCTGGCGGTCGAGCTCGGCCCCGGCATCCGCGTCAACGCCGTCGCCCCCGGCGTCGTCAAGACGCGGTTCTCCTCCGCCCTGTACGAGGGACGGGAGGAGGACGTCGCGGCGCCCTATCCGCTCAAGCGGCTCGGCACGCCGGACGACGTCGGCGCGACCGTCGCGTTCCTGCTCTCCGAGGATGCCGCGTGGATGACGGGACAGACCCTCACCGTCGACGGCGGCCTGCTGCTCACCGGCGGGGTCTGA